A genome region from Penicillium psychrofluorescens genome assembly, chromosome: 3 includes the following:
- a CDS encoding uncharacterized protein (ID:PFLUO_004866-T1.cds;~source:funannotate), which produces MFGYGAKNEFVVENRTVVITGGSDGMGRAVAMQLAEKGANVVIVARTVSKLQAALEGITAAATNPKQRFHFISADLTDAAECERVLEEVTAWNEGMPPDVVWCCAGFCNPGFFVDVPIQTQRQQMDTVYWTAANTAHATLKKWLAPIHPSAQMSLPKRHLIFTCSTLAFVSIAGYGPYSPAKAAIRSLSDTLSQEIEMYNGARAQRHQNAAPAADVKIHTVFPMGILSPGFDNEQKLKPALTKKLEEADKPQTPREVATVAIDALERGEYLITTMFVGHVMKGTALGPSPRNSLIGDTLLSWLSSLVFLQVIPDLRGKAFKWGKTNGLPNGN; this is translated from the exons ATGTTCGGCTACGGAGCGAAGAACGAGTTCGTTGTCGAGAATCGG ACTGTGGTCATCACGGGCGGCTCGGATGGCATGGGTCGAGCTGTCGCGATGCAGCTGGCCGAGAAAGGCGCCAACGTCGTCATTGTGGCTCGTACCGTCTCGAAGCTTCAGGCTGCACTCGAAGGCATCACT GCTGCGGCAACGAACCCGAAGCAACGCTTCCACTTCATCAGCGCCGACCTCACTGACGCCGCAGAATGCGAGCGAGTCCTTGAAGAGGTCACAGCGTGGAACGAGGGCATGCCCCCCGACGTTGTCTGGTGCTGCGCCGGATTCTGCAACCCGGGCTTCTTTGTCGACGTGCCCATCCAAACTCAACGTCAGCAGATGGACACCGTATACTGGACTGCGGCTAATACAGCCCATGCAACGCTCAAGAAGTGGCTTGcccccatccacccaagTGCGCAGATGAGTCTTCCCAAACGGCATCTCATTTTTACCTGCTCCACCCTGGCATTCGTTTCCATCGCCGGCTACGGACCTTACTCTCCGGCCAAGGCCGCAATTCGCTCTCTTTCCGATACCCTGAGTCAGGAGATCGAGATGTACAATGGAGCTCGCGCCCAGAGGCATCAGAATGCAGCCCCTGCGGCAGATGTCAAGATTCACACCGTTTTCCCCATGGGCATCCTTAGCCCTGGATTCGACAACGAACAGAAACTGAAGCCGGCCTTGACGAAAAAGCTCGAGGAGGCGGACAAGCCGCAGACTCCCCGCGAGGTCGCTACGGTTGCCATCGATGCTCTAGAACGCGGCGAGTATCTTATCACCACCATGTTCGTTGGTCATGTCATGAAGGGCACTGCCCTTGGTCCCAGCCCCCGAAACAGCCTGATCGGCGACACACTGTTGAGCTGGCTGAGCAGTCTGGTGTTCCTGCAGGTTATTCCAGACCTTCGAGGCAAGGCATTCAAATGGGGGAAAACCAACGGACTCCCTAATGGCAACTAG